In the Sulfobacillus thermosulfidooxidans DSM 9293 genome, GTGAGGATCTATCCCTAGGTTTGGGAAAATTTAGTCACCATTTGATCTCGGGGATTGATGGCCCCAAGACACAGTATCTGTTGTGAATCGGAGCTTGGTTCATGGTTCGTGACTTACGGGTGATCATCGCTTGTATTGCGCCCGTTTATACCTGGGGTTCCCATGCTCAAACACTGATGCTCATTGTACGCCCAAATGGCCTAAAGTCTTGTGATGGCGAACCGTTTGGAGAAAACGTCGACCACAAAACGATTTTGAGAGGAAAAGAATTTTGGGACCGTATGAAAGCCTTGGTTTGTCAAACACTACGAATGAAGGAGGGTAATGCGATTGCGACATTCCAGTTATCAGATTAGTGAAGAGGCAGAGGAACCGCAGGTGACAGAGCCAGCCAAGAAAAGGCGACAAGATCCCACCGAAAATATTCAGGAATTGGGTACAACTAAAGTGCCGACGGCTAAGTCCCGAATCCACACGATGGTGATCATTGGTCAAATTGAAGGGCATGTCGTGCTGCCTTCGCAAAATAAGACCACAAAATATGAACATGTGATTCCCCAATTAGTAGCCATTGAAGAAAGCAAGGATATCAAAGGTCTTCTCTTAATTTTAAACACGGTCGGTGGTGACGTGGAGGCTGGTCTGGCACTTGCGGAGATGATTGCCAGTCTCTCGAAGCCGTCGGTGTCTTTGGTTTTAGGGGGTGGGCATTCCATTGGCGTGCCCGTTTCGGTGGCAACGACTTACAGTTTCATTGCTCCCACGGCAACCATGACAATTCATCCTATACGCATGAATGGGTTGGTCATCGGCGTGCCACAAACCTATGAGTATTTGGACAAAATGCAAGATCGGGTGGTGAATTTCGTCACCAACCATTCGCACATTTCGGAGAGCCATTTCCGGGAACTCATGTTTCGCACGGGCGAATTGGCTCGGGATATTGGCACCGTTTTGGTGGGCAAAGATGCTGTGGATGCAGGATTAATCGATGAAGTGGGAGGAATCGACCAGGCTCTTCGCCATCTTAACATGCTTATTGACGCGAAAAATTCCCGATCTGTTCGTAAGGCGCGGACGGAAAAAAAGGATGACAAGGACAAAACCGAAAAACCAGACAAACGGGAGGTTCACTAATTTCGATGTTATATACTCCTTTAGCAATGGAAGACATTTTTTCTTCCCACGCGGAAACGCCTTGGATGGGGGAATGGTGGATTGATGGGCGACTTTGCCTCGTGCGTCGTGATGCTGACGGTTATGTGCGGTTGGAACGGCTATTGTCGTCCGATCCGCAAGACTTTTTAGATAGTCGATTTCAACCGAATCGCATTGTCGCTACCATTTTGTTTTGACCAACTGCGACAATTATAGAAGATGGTGGACCTCATAGCGTTCACCATTCTTAGATATGGCTTGACTAAAAAATTTTCCGCCATACGGCATATTTTTGTCTCTTTTCCGATAGGCCATTACAAGGGAGGAGGAGACAGGCGTGTGGCGGATAATGATCCTGGGATTAGTACAAGGACTCACCGAGTTTTTACCCGTAAGTTCTTCAGGTCATCTCATCGTTTTGCGGACATTCTTTGGCTTATCGTCTCACGGGGCCGAGATGGAAGTAGCGTTGCATGTGGGCACCTTATTAGCGATTCTCGTAGGATACCGCAATGATTTATTGGAGCTTCTCAAGGGACTGATGAATAAGAAAAAGTGGGCGCGTCGCACGACGGCACTGGTCATTGTCGCCACAATACCGGCCGTCTTAATAGGTTATGCGCTAGAAGACTGGATTAGCCAGTGGTTTTTTCCGCTAGCCGTGGGTGCGGGATGGTTAATGACGACAGCGGCATTATGGCTCACGCCGCCAGCCACTTATGGCGAAAAACGTATTACCAGTCTGACATGGGTGAGTGCTCTCGTTATCGGTATTGCGCAAAGTGTGGCTTTATGGCCAGGTCTATCCCGCTCTGGTACGACAATTTTTGCGGGCCGTGTCTTAGGCTTGGCACCT is a window encoding:
- a CDS encoding ClpP family protease, encoding MRHSSYQISEEAEEPQVTEPAKKRRQDPTENIQELGTTKVPTAKSRIHTMVIIGQIEGHVVLPSQNKTTKYEHVIPQLVAIEESKDIKGLLLILNTVGGDVEAGLALAEMIASLSKPSVSLVLGGGHSIGVPVSVATTYSFIAPTATMTIHPIRMNGLVIGVPQTYEYLDKMQDRVVNFVTNHSHISESHFRELMFRTGELARDIGTVLVGKDAVDAGLIDEVGGIDQALRHLNMLIDAKNSRSVRKARTEKKDDKDKTEKPDKREVH
- a CDS encoding YlzJ-like family protein; the protein is MLYTPLAMEDIFSSHAETPWMGEWWIDGRLCLVRRDADGYVRLERLLSSDPQDFLDSRFQPNRIVATILF
- a CDS encoding undecaprenyl-diphosphate phosphatase, producing MWRIMILGLVQGLTEFLPVSSSGHLIVLRTFFGLSSHGAEMEVALHVGTLLAILVGYRNDLLELLKGLMNKKKWARRTTALVIVATIPAVLIGYALEDWISQWFFPLAVGAGWLMTTAALWLTPPATYGEKRITSLTWVSALVIGIAQSVALWPGLSRSGTTIFAGRVLGLAPQEAARFSFYMAIPVTLGASVLTLAPGNHLLSGGSQGAIVFGMGMAAISGIFAIEWVKHALATTRLWRRFGWYTLILGVATFWLGGF